One window of the Benincasa hispida cultivar B227 chromosome 3, ASM972705v1, whole genome shotgun sequence genome contains the following:
- the LOC120074354 gene encoding protein DA1-related 1-like isoform X3 has protein sequence MAVHMLLPLDLFRPLCRTSLCRILCAGCNTEISIHEHVFCWNGIVWHIECLLCLTCKQLIKDDELYMSENRPYHTSCPRDRHPKCYVCNNFIPYINGVVKFSEHPFWAQKYCPSHEDDGTSSCVSCERLQPKGINYILLKDGRSLCPECFSFKIMDTNECQPLFHEIQEFFASLHMKLNQTIPLGLVEREALNNAMEGEKNGHYHLSETRGLCLSEEQTIPIIHMRKHIGRHSILDILTQPRRLVRNCEVTAILILYGLPRLLTGSILAHEMMHAWLRLQGYPNLKPEIEEGICQVLAHIWLKSKINMGSDASMAATSSSSSLQPPCSNKQGKLSEIEKKLGECFIRQIELDASPAYGDGFRVGEQAVSKYGLKETLDHIKLTQTFPV, from the exons ATGGCAGTGCACATGCTTCTTCCTCTCGACCTTTTTCGGCCGCTATGTCGAA CAAGTTTGTGTAGGATTCTCTGTGCTGGATGCAACACCGAGATAAGCATACACGAACATGTTTTCTGTTGGAATGGTATTGTTTGGCATATAGAATGTCTCTTATGCCTTACTTGCAAACAGCTAATCAAAGATGATGAG TTATACATGTCTGAAAATCGACCTTATCACACATCTTGTCCTAGGGATAGACATCCTAAATGCTATGTATGCAACAACTTT ATCCCATATATTAATGGAGTGGTGAAATTTAGCGAGCATCCTTTTTGGGCACAAAAATACTGCCCTTCCCATGAAGATGATGGAACTTCCAGTTGTGTTAGCTGTGAAAGATTACAG CCAAAAGGAATCAATTACATTTTACTCAAAGATGGCAGAAGCTTGTGTCCAGAGTGTTTCAGCTTCAAGATTATGGACACCAATGAGTGCCAACCTCTTTTCCATGAGATACAAGAATTCTTTGCAAGTTTACACATGAAACTGAACCAAACAATTCCGTTGGGGCTGGTCGAAAGGGAAGCGTTGAACAATGCCATGGAAGGGGAAAAGAAT GGACATTACCATTTATCCGAAACTCGTGGGCTCTGCTTGTCAGAAGAGCAAACCATTCCCATT ATTCATATGAGGAAACATATTGGGAGACATTCAATCCTTGACATACTCACACAGCCCCGCAGACTTGTTCGTAACTGTGAAGTTACTGCTATACTCATTCTATATGGCCTTCCCAG GTTGTTGACAGGATCCATTCTAGCACATGAGATGATGCATGCTTGGCTAAGGCTTCAAGGTTATCCCAATCTAAAACCAGAAATTGAGGAAGGTATCTGCCAAGTCCTAGCTCACATATGGCtgaaatccaaaatcaatatgGGATCTGATGCTTCCATGGCTGCTACTAGTTCATCTTCTTCCCTGCAACCACCATGTTCAAACAAGCAAGGGAAACTGAGTGAAATAGAGAAAAAACTTGGAGAATGTTTCATACGCCAAATCGAACTGGATGCTTCACCAGCCTATGGAGATGGGTTCAGGGTGGGAGAGCAGGCAGTTTCCAAGTATGGTTTGAAGGAAACTCTTGATCACATCAAACTCACTCAGACCTTCCCAGTTTAA
- the LOC120074353 gene encoding lysM domain receptor-like kinase 4: MGSSQFQFFIVSLFCFFSFIVSQQPYTGSTTADCPVAHNSTGNLGYFCNTPNRSCQSFLTFRSRSPFNSVSSISTLLGSDPLELSRVNSVNASATFPPEKLVLVPISCSCSGQFLQSNLSFTTRTGDTYFAIANETLQGLSTCQTLISQNSNISVTSIKGGERILVPLRCACLTKNQTDMGFNYLLSYLVVFGDTVLHIVQRFKPFGADNGATLEANELQLGSTIYPFTTLLIPLKTEPSSTGMIEPTSSPPPSLPASPPSATKRTWVYVVVAIVGGVILLAVIGAVVFFVCARKRKKKTEHTTTEIDSFESTGKPSEKKLDGESSSITLESISSAVQSVKAYTFKELQDATDNFSSTHLIKGSVYHGTINGDSAAIKKMNGDVSKQINLLNKTNHSNLIRLSGVCFEEGHWYLVFEYAAKGPLSDWIDSNGSSNGRILTWTQRIQIAVDVATGLNYLHSFTNPPHVHKDLKMDNILLDGDFRGKISNFSLARSAGWEEGEFTLTRHIVGTRGYMAPEYLENGLVSTKLDVYSFGILLIELLTGKEVSELHRKENLQLPELLEKVLDEKDGKEYLSHLMDPSLEGNFPIELAVLMMIIVNRCLNKDPSQRPSMDEIVQSLCRILSSSLSWELSNTSV; encoded by the coding sequence ATGGGTTCCTCCCAATTCCAGTTCTTCATCGTTTCTCtgttttgcttcttctctttcattGTTTCTCAGCAGCCTTATACGGGATCGACCACTGCCGATTGTCCCGTCGCCCACAATTCAACTGGCAATTTGGGTTACTTTTGCAACACCCCCAATCGGAGTTGCCAGTCGTTCCTCACCTTCAGATCCCGCTCTCCATTTAACTCTGTTTCCTCCATTTCTACTCTGTTAGGTTCCGACCCGTTGGAGCTTTCTCGAGTAAACTCCGTCAACGCCTCCGCCACTTTCCCGCCGGAGAAATTGGTGCTTGTTCCAATCAGTTGTTCCTGTTCGGGTCAGTTTCTTCAATCAAATCTTTCTTTTACTACTCGGACTGGCGATACTTACTTTGCCATTGCTAATGAAACACTGCAAGGTCTCTCGACTTGCCAAACTCTTATATCTCAGAATTCCAATATTAGTGTCACTAGTATAAAGGGTGGGGAAAGGATTCTTGTTCCTCTTAGATGTGCTTGTCTCACCAAGAATCAAACTGATATGGGTTTCAATTACCTGTTGAGTTACTTGGTTGTATTTGGTGATACTGTTTTACACATCGTTCAAAGATTTAAACCATTTGGTGCGGATAATGGGGCTACTCTTGAAGCCAACGAGCTTCAACTAGGTTCCACCATCTACCCTTTCACGACTCTTTTAATTCCCCTTAAAACCGAGCCGTCGAGCACTGGAATGATAGAGCCTACTTCGTCGCCGCCACCATCTCTGCCTGCTTCACCCCCTTCGGCCACTAAAAGAACATGGGTTTATGTCGTCGTCGCCATTGTAGGAGGAGTTATTTTATTAGCTGTAATTGGGGCTGTAGTTTTCTTTGTTTGTgcaaggaaaaggaagaagaaaactgaGCATACAACTACAGAAATTGATAGCTTTGAATCAACTGGGAAGCCATCAGAGAAAAAGTTGGATGGAGAATCTTCTTCTATCACTTTGGAGAGTATATCTAGCGCTGTTCAATCTGTCAAAGCTTACACTTTTAAAGAACTGCAGGATGCAACTGATAATTTCAGTTCAACCCATCTGATTAAAGGGTCTGTTTATCATGGCACAATCAATGGGGACTCTGCAGCTATTAAGAAGATGAATGGAGATGTGTCGAAGCAGATCAATTTACTGAACAAGACGAACCATTCGAATCTCATTCGCCTTTCAGGGGTCTGTTTCGAGGAAGGACATTGGTATCTTGTTTTTGAGTACGCTGCTAAAGGGCCCTTGAGTGACTGGATTGATTCAAATGGTAGTAGCAATGGTAGGATCTTAACTTGGACACAAAGAATACAGATTGCGGTAGATGTCGCAACAGGGCTAAACTATCTCCATAGCTTCACGAATCCACCTCATGTTCACAAGGATTTGAAGATGGATAACATACTTCTTGATGGTGATTTCAGAGGCAAGATCTCAAACTTCAGTCTGGCAAGATCAGCGGGATGGGAAGAAGGCGAGTTTACATTGACAAGGCACATTGTTGGAACAAGAGGTTACATGGCTCCAGAATATCTCGAAAATGGTTTGGTCTCTACAAAGCTTGATGTTTATTCATTTGGGATTTTGTTAATCGAATTGCTCACCGGGAAGGAGGTTTCGGAGTTGCACCGAAAGGAGAATTTGCAGTTGCCTGAACTTCTTGAGAAGGTGCTTGATGAAAAAGATGGGAAGGAATATTTAAGCCACCTGATGGATCCTTCATTAGAAGGTAACTTTCCCATTGAACTTGCTGTTCTCATGATGATTATCGTCAATCGATGCTTGAACAAGGATCCGTCTCAACGCCCATCCATGGATGAGATTGTTCAGTCCCTCTGTCGAATTTTGAGCAGTTCTTTATCTTGGGAATTGTCAAACACTTCTGTATGA
- the LOC120074354 gene encoding protein DA1-related 1-like isoform X2, with translation MEWTTNIDRTLRSNNGRNGNEHISLLPMLLHSTDGIYDQEEFDYAKALSLSEMEVVKQRIIEKHKMEAITAQIEEDEQLANAMQLSLVMESSLTNGSAHASSSRPFSAAMSKILCAGCNTEISIHEHVFCWNGIVWHIECLLCLTCKQLIKDDEIPYINGVVKFSEHPFWAQKYCPSHEDDGTSSCVSCERLQPKGINYILLKDGRSLCPECFSFKIMDTNECQPLFHEIQEFFASLHMKLNQTIPLGLVEREALNNAMEGEKNGHYHLSETRGLCLSEEQTIPIIHMRKHIGRHSILDILTQPRRLVRNCEVTAILILYGLPRLLTGSILAHEMMHAWLRLQGYPNLKPEIEEGICQVLAHIWLKSKINMGSDASMAATSSSSSLQPPCSNKQGKLSEIEKKLGECFIRQIELDASPAYGDGFRVGEQAVSKYGLKETLDHIKLTQTFPV, from the exons ATGGAGTGGACAACCAATATTGATAGGACCTTAAGAAGTAATAATGGCAGAAATGGAAATGAGCATATCTCACTTTTGCCCATGCTTCTCCATTCAACT GATGGCATATATGATCAAGAGGAATTTGATTATGCTAAGGCATTATCACTCTCAGAAATGGAAGTTGTAAAGCAACGTATCATTG AGAAACACAAGATGGAAGCCATCACAGCCCAAATTGAAGAAGATGAGCAGCTTGCCAATGCAATGCAACTAAGCTTAGTCATGGAGTCTTCTCTTACAAATGGCAGTGCACATGCTTCTTCCTCTCGACCTTTTTCGGCCGCTATGTCGAA GATTCTCTGTGCTGGATGCAACACCGAGATAAGCATACACGAACATGTTTTCTGTTGGAATGGTATTGTTTGGCATATAGAATGTCTCTTATGCCTTACTTGCAAACAGCTAATCAAAGATGATGAG ATCCCATATATTAATGGAGTGGTGAAATTTAGCGAGCATCCTTTTTGGGCACAAAAATACTGCCCTTCCCATGAAGATGATGGAACTTCCAGTTGTGTTAGCTGTGAAAGATTACAG CCAAAAGGAATCAATTACATTTTACTCAAAGATGGCAGAAGCTTGTGTCCAGAGTGTTTCAGCTTCAAGATTATGGACACCAATGAGTGCCAACCTCTTTTCCATGAGATACAAGAATTCTTTGCAAGTTTACACATGAAACTGAACCAAACAATTCCGTTGGGGCTGGTCGAAAGGGAAGCGTTGAACAATGCCATGGAAGGGGAAAAGAAT GGACATTACCATTTATCCGAAACTCGTGGGCTCTGCTTGTCAGAAGAGCAAACCATTCCCATT ATTCATATGAGGAAACATATTGGGAGACATTCAATCCTTGACATACTCACACAGCCCCGCAGACTTGTTCGTAACTGTGAAGTTACTGCTATACTCATTCTATATGGCCTTCCCAG GTTGTTGACAGGATCCATTCTAGCACATGAGATGATGCATGCTTGGCTAAGGCTTCAAGGTTATCCCAATCTAAAACCAGAAATTGAGGAAGGTATCTGCCAAGTCCTAGCTCACATATGGCtgaaatccaaaatcaatatgGGATCTGATGCTTCCATGGCTGCTACTAGTTCATCTTCTTCCCTGCAACCACCATGTTCAAACAAGCAAGGGAAACTGAGTGAAATAGAGAAAAAACTTGGAGAATGTTTCATACGCCAAATCGAACTGGATGCTTCACCAGCCTATGGAGATGGGTTCAGGGTGGGAGAGCAGGCAGTTTCCAAGTATGGTTTGAAGGAAACTCTTGATCACATCAAACTCACTCAGACCTTCCCAGTTTAA
- the LOC120074354 gene encoding protein DA1-related 1-like isoform X1 — translation MEWTTNIDRTLRSNNGRNGNEHISLLPMLLHSTDGIYDQEEFDYAKALSLSEMEVVKQRIIEKHKMEAITAQIEEDEQLANAMQLSLVMESSLTNGSAHASSSRPFSAAMSKILCAGCNTEISIHEHVFCWNGIVWHIECLLCLTCKQLIKDDELYMSENRPYHTSCPRDRHPKCYVCNNFIPYINGVVKFSEHPFWAQKYCPSHEDDGTSSCVSCERLQPKGINYILLKDGRSLCPECFSFKIMDTNECQPLFHEIQEFFASLHMKLNQTIPLGLVEREALNNAMEGEKNGHYHLSETRGLCLSEEQTIPIIHMRKHIGRHSILDILTQPRRLVRNCEVTAILILYGLPRLLTGSILAHEMMHAWLRLQGYPNLKPEIEEGICQVLAHIWLKSKINMGSDASMAATSSSSSLQPPCSNKQGKLSEIEKKLGECFIRQIELDASPAYGDGFRVGEQAVSKYGLKETLDHIKLTQTFPV, via the exons ATGGAGTGGACAACCAATATTGATAGGACCTTAAGAAGTAATAATGGCAGAAATGGAAATGAGCATATCTCACTTTTGCCCATGCTTCTCCATTCAACT GATGGCATATATGATCAAGAGGAATTTGATTATGCTAAGGCATTATCACTCTCAGAAATGGAAGTTGTAAAGCAACGTATCATTG AGAAACACAAGATGGAAGCCATCACAGCCCAAATTGAAGAAGATGAGCAGCTTGCCAATGCAATGCAACTAAGCTTAGTCATGGAGTCTTCTCTTACAAATGGCAGTGCACATGCTTCTTCCTCTCGACCTTTTTCGGCCGCTATGTCGAA GATTCTCTGTGCTGGATGCAACACCGAGATAAGCATACACGAACATGTTTTCTGTTGGAATGGTATTGTTTGGCATATAGAATGTCTCTTATGCCTTACTTGCAAACAGCTAATCAAAGATGATGAG TTATACATGTCTGAAAATCGACCTTATCACACATCTTGTCCTAGGGATAGACATCCTAAATGCTATGTATGCAACAACTTT ATCCCATATATTAATGGAGTGGTGAAATTTAGCGAGCATCCTTTTTGGGCACAAAAATACTGCCCTTCCCATGAAGATGATGGAACTTCCAGTTGTGTTAGCTGTGAAAGATTACAG CCAAAAGGAATCAATTACATTTTACTCAAAGATGGCAGAAGCTTGTGTCCAGAGTGTTTCAGCTTCAAGATTATGGACACCAATGAGTGCCAACCTCTTTTCCATGAGATACAAGAATTCTTTGCAAGTTTACACATGAAACTGAACCAAACAATTCCGTTGGGGCTGGTCGAAAGGGAAGCGTTGAACAATGCCATGGAAGGGGAAAAGAAT GGACATTACCATTTATCCGAAACTCGTGGGCTCTGCTTGTCAGAAGAGCAAACCATTCCCATT ATTCATATGAGGAAACATATTGGGAGACATTCAATCCTTGACATACTCACACAGCCCCGCAGACTTGTTCGTAACTGTGAAGTTACTGCTATACTCATTCTATATGGCCTTCCCAG GTTGTTGACAGGATCCATTCTAGCACATGAGATGATGCATGCTTGGCTAAGGCTTCAAGGTTATCCCAATCTAAAACCAGAAATTGAGGAAGGTATCTGCCAAGTCCTAGCTCACATATGGCtgaaatccaaaatcaatatgGGATCTGATGCTTCCATGGCTGCTACTAGTTCATCTTCTTCCCTGCAACCACCATGTTCAAACAAGCAAGGGAAACTGAGTGAAATAGAGAAAAAACTTGGAGAATGTTTCATACGCCAAATCGAACTGGATGCTTCACCAGCCTATGGAGATGGGTTCAGGGTGGGAGAGCAGGCAGTTTCCAAGTATGGTTTGAAGGAAACTCTTGATCACATCAAACTCACTCAGACCTTCCCAGTTTAA